The genome window GATCGGCTATGCTATACAATCCCGTGCGATACGTTCCCATATCCCGCCGACTGGAAATCACCACCGGCGTCTTTGCCAATCGCGCAATAATACTGGCGTAATTATCCGCCCCCATCCCGAATGTTTGCACGATATCGATATTTTTTTCGCGAATGAACCGGAAAATGTCTAATCCTTTGATCAACGCCGGCGGTGTGTAAATACGTTTCAAAAAAATTGGGACGAAATTGCAGCCAAACTGGGTGAAAAAACGGTGGATAAATTCAACATCACCGTTCAACGCAATCAGGTGACATTGGAATTTGTCGTGATCCAGATATTTGACCAGCTGGTGCAAATGCCTTTCCGTGCCGCCAAACTCGTGCAGCCAATCGATCACAAAAAGGATGTTTATTTTTCCCCGATCAACATTATTAAAATTCGAAATAATGTGCTGTTGGCTGATTTGTTCTGTTTTTGAAGTCATATTTTATTTTCTACTTTTTGAATCATCATCAATGATTTGCGAAAAAATTCCATTTATTGATTAAGCCAGCGGCGATGAACATACGCGATAAATCCCGCCAAAACCAATCGAGATGCCAGCAATGCCTTGCAAAATTCGCCGTTGGCTTTGGTGATCAACGGTTCACAAATGCTCAGTCGTTTCAGCGTGAATAAATCCTGATTAATTTTGTTGACGTCCTCTGCAACTACACATGCGCTGCTGTAATTGGCGTTTTCGACCATATCGCGGATTTCCGGAGACCAGCGACCGGCGGGATATGCAAAATGCCGGATTTTGGTGCTCAGCAATCGTTCCAGCGCTATTTTGGAATCCTGAATTTCCGCAATTGCCTCCTCTGTGGGAACAGTATCCAAAAAGCAGTGGCTTTTGGTGTGCGACCCGATTTCTCCACCGCTTTGGAGCATCTCATGAATTTCCGGCAAGTTGACAACGCTGCGATTTTGGTTATCCATCGCAGATTCTTTGTGCACATTTTGGGCAATCGTATTAACAATTTGCAGTCGCGTTGCGGGTGGAAAATCCCCGAGTTTATCGATCAAATGGATCACCATTTCCGATTTATCGGATGATTCCGCTTTCGCAGTCACGATGAGCGATTGCATCTCCGGATGCACATCCGCCGCCTGCTCCAGACTCGCGATGATTTGCGCACTGCTCATTTCTGAACAGCTGTGATACAGGCGATCCCACCAAAAATCCACTCCGCCGTTGAAAATATTTGCGGGCAAAAACATCGTGAACGGTATCCGGTGTTTCTGCAAAACGGGAAACGCGTTGATGTAACAATCGCGATAACCGTCGTCAAACGTAATAATCAGCGGATTGGGCGGGAGCGGCCGGGCATTTGTTTTCAGTGAAGAATATTCGCTAAGTGAAATAATATCATAGTTTTTCATCAAAAACGAAATGGTTTTTTCGAAAGATTCCGGCGTGACGTAAAGGGTTGGCAAACCGTCTTCCACCGCGTGATCGCCCACCCGGTGAAATGTGATAATCGTAATCCGCTGCCCCAAAAAAGCCTGCAGCCATCTGGCAATTGTCAACAAACCGGAATAATAAAGGATGTAACTAACAAAAACTTTTATCATGAAAATTTCCCTGAACAGACCTCCCGGTCTTTTAAGAATGATTTTCGAATTCCGTAAATGTGATGGTTTTTCCGTTTATTTTGGTACCATTAGTGCCGTTCTTTACCTGCGGCACAGCTTTCTTCCCATTCGGTTGATCATTCGGCGTGTAATTGTACTCGGGAACGATATCTTTCAATTTGCAGGCAACTTCCGCTGTTGGAATCGTATAATCCAGAAGTTCCAGCGCGTTTATTTTTGTGTTGATCTGATCCACAGAATACACGTAGTTGGAGCGCAGCGTTTTGATGCTCGAATGCGAAGTTGCCACCGATTCCTCATGAACGCTGATGAGCTCCTCAAATAATTTTTCGCCGGGACGCAAACCAACCACTTCGATGGGAATATCATCAAACGGTTTGAAGCCAGCTTGGGTAATCAGCTCAGTTGCCATCTCCATAATTCTTATGGATTTACCCATTTCCAGAATAAAAATTTCCCCGGTTTTTCCCATGGTAAACGCCTGCAAAATGAGCTGCACAGCTTCGGAAATGCTCATAAAAAAACGCTCCACATCCGGGTGAGTGATCGTGACGGGACCGCCTTTTTCGATCTGTTTCCGGAAGATCGGAATCACGCTGCCGTTGCTATTCAACACATTTCCAAACCGAACTGTAACAAAGCGCGTTTTGCTAATTTGACCCAACGCCTGAACGTAAAGCTCGGCAACACGTTTGGTTACACCCATAATGCTGGTCGGGTTGACCGCTTTATCGGTAGATACCATCACGAAGTTGTTGACGCCATATTTGTCCGATAAATTGGCAAGATTTCGCGTGCCGAAAATATTGTTCCAAATGGCTTCCTCACTGTTCGTTTCGCTGAGCGGCACATGTTTGTGCGCGGCGGCGTGAAACACCACTTCCGGTTTAAATTCCAGAAAAACACGCTCCAGCTTTTCAACGTTGGTGATGGTTGTGAGGCTGCTGTGCAACACCAGATTGGGAAATTGCGACGCCAGTTCCATCTGAATTTCGTGCAGATAATTTTCGTTTTTATCAATGAGCAGCAAATATGCCGGTTGGAATTCGGCGATCTGCCGGCAAAGTTCGGAGCCGATAGAGCCGCCGGCGCCGGTAACCAACACTTTTCGTCCGCGCAAATTTTGTTTGATGGCCGATAAATCCAACTCAACCGGCTTTCGTCCGAACAGGTCGGATATTTCCACGTCACGAAATTTGGAGAGATGGACGGAACCACTCAACAAATCGTTCACAGCCGGAACAATCCGGTGGCGCAAATTGGCTTCTTTGCAATATTTGATGATGCGCTTCATCTCATCGGAAGATAATTCCGGTTCGGCAATCAACACTTCATCGACCCGAAAAATGGCTGCCAGTTGCGGAATATCTTCTCGCGCACCGAGCACTTTGTATCCGTGAACCGTTCGGGCGTGCATTTTTACGTCATCGGTTACAAAACCGACCACATCGTATTTATCCCGGCCGTTGATGTCCAGCATTTTCAGCAGCATCACGCCAACCTCGCCGGTACCGATGATCAGCACGTTGGTTCTGCGGCGCGGCGGCACCCGAAAAGTTTCATCGAAAAAGCGGAAAAGCAAACGCGATCCACCGATTAATGAAATACTCAACATCCAGTCGATCAAAAATACTGAGCGCGAATGCGTAACCATCCCCAACAGAGAAAACACTGCAACTATCACTATTGCGCTGGTTGAACAAGCTGTTATGATATTTACTAAATCCCGAATGTTGACGTATTTCCACAAATTTTTGTAAATGCCAAAATAGTAAAATGCCACAACCCGCAAAAAAATCACCAATGGCAACCCGCGGAGAAACAGCTCCCATTCGTTTTGGGGAATTTGCCAATCGAACCGCAACTCGAACGCAATGAGGTACGACAGGCTGAGTAAAATGATATCCATCGGCAAAATAAAATTGTGGCCGCTGGTGTCGCCGCGAACCAGTTGATAAATCGCCCGATGAAATTTCATTTTCATCGAGTGAAAAAACACTTTCATGTCCTTGCCCAATTGCCGGTTTTGGACATATTCGAGTTCTTCTTTTATTTTGGCAGGCAAAATGTATTTTACATAATCATTTCGCAAGCTGCCGCCGCGTTTTTCAGACGAATCGTCATCGTCCCATTCGTTGATGTAGCCATCCGGTCGCCAAATGCCCGGGCGAACCGAAAAAATCAATTTCTGCTCCGGTTGGTAATATTTCAAATATTCCGGTTTTTCCGGTTTTGGGCCAACCAAACTCATATCGCCTTTTAAAACGTTGAATAAAATTGGCCATTTATCAAATTTGAAATACAACATCATTTCCAACATGCTATCCAGTTGGCGGCTGAACGTGCTGTCAGTTTTCTTTTTGAGATTTCTATAAACCTTGAATCTGTATAACTTGAACAGCTTCTCGTTTTTACCGACACGTTTCACACTGTTAAATTCTGCACGGTTTCTGCTGATTTTGACAATCAGGCACAGTGTCAAAAATAATGGTAATAAAAGAACAATTCCGAGCAGCGATACGATTAAATCTGTCAGTTTCTTCAACATTTTTTGCTCCAGTTTCAGCCTTGTGAGTGTTCATAATTCGCGAATGAATCAGCTGAAATAAGTTAAACTTGTACCGTTACCTCTATTTCTGACTCCAAAACATCACCAACTTGAATTTTGTATGTTTTCACAAAATCACGCCACCCCAATTCTTCCTCCTCTTCAAAACTGAGACGATGCAATGTTAGCAACTCCATTTTACCGGTCATCACCACAACACCATCGGAAACGCCAAGCACTGTTCCCGGCTCGATGTTTTCCCAATTGCTGATATGCGATTTCAGGTGCGGGTAATGCGCAATCCGCGCCTCCCAAATAAATAACTTGCGTCCGCGCAAATACGAAAACGCACCCGGATACGGATGGGTCAAAGCCCGCACAAAATTGAACAAATCGAGTGCACCTTTTTGCCAGTCCACAATGCCATCTTCGGGACGGCGTTTGGGCATTTCAGTTGCTTCCGCGTCATTTTGTTGAATAGACGGCAAATTTCCGGCGTTTACCGCATCGAGAATTTCAACAATCATTTCTCGCCCAGCTCTTGCAACTTTGTGATATACGGTTTGGCAAGTATCCGCCATCGAAATGGGAAATCCTTTTTGCGCAACCATTTTCCCGGTGTCCACGCCTTCGTTAAGTTGCATGGCTGTGTTGCCGGTTTCCTTTTCGTTGTGGATAATCACCCAGTTTACCGGTGCACGTCCGCGAAATCGCGGCAGCAGTGATGCATGCATCCCGATGCAACCGAAACGCGGAATTTCCAGAATTTCCGCGCTGACTAATCGCGTCCAGCCGATGACAAAAATGATGTCCGGTTTCAGCTCGCGCATTTGGGCAACCGCATCCGGATTGTTGGTGCTTTTCACGCGAAATAACGGAATGTTGTGTTCGATCGAAATTTCCTCAAAATCCACCGCGCCGGATGTTTTCAGCGCGATTTCTTCGGTGAATGTAAAAATGCCAACCACGTTTCCGCCGTAATTGATGATTTCCTGCAAACATTCCCGGCCTTCTTCCACCGCCCCAACAAATGCGATCCGGATATTTTTTTGATTCTTTAACATATTAATTATCCTTTATTTACAACACGCTGCGAACCAGTTGAAAAGCCTCTGCCGCACGAACGCCAACCCGGGCGCCCCAATCTTTTGCCCGAATTTCTATGCCTTCCGGCGAGCGCGGATGCGGATATTCCCGCACTTCCGACCGATACTGGCTGAACGCTTCCACTTTTTTCGCGATGGTTTCTGTTACATCGTAAAATGTATTGGGCGTAAACCGGGAATAGAATTCCGTTGCCGCCCATTCTGTCGATGAAATTGTTTCGTAAGTATAAACCGAATGCACGTTGCTGCCGGGCAGCGGACGCGTTGCAACCATTGTTGCCTCAAAAATCACCCGGTGATCTTTGTTGATATCACCGCCGTGATGCGTAAACACCACTTCAGGTTGCAGATCGGCCAGCACTTTTTCGATGGTTTGGGCCATTTCCAGCGCGGTGAATGTATCCAGTTTTTGATCGGGTAATCCCACAAAAACCGGCGGTTCGATACCCAGTATTTGCGCGCTTTGTCGTGCCCAATTTTCAAGATTTTCCTGCATTTCCGCAGCGTAACGAACGGTTGCATTTTCGCAAAGGATCACCGGTGTAACGCTGTGCCCTTCTTTTGCGAAACGGGCAGCAGCGGCACCGCAGCCCAAAACCTCGTCATCCGGATGTGCAGCTAATATCAATATTTTCATTTATTTACCTTAAAAATATCACTAACAACGATTGCCACGGCCGCTAAACAGCGCCGGAAATGTTTTTAACAAAATGTGAATATCCTGGCTGAGCGAGAAGTTGTCCACATAGCGGACTTCGAACGCCAGCTTTTTGTCGATCGGTAAATCGTCCCGTCCGTTCACCTGCGATAACCCGGTGATGCCGGGCTTGACAGCCAGCGCACGCAGTTGTTCGGCAGAATACGTTTTCACGATTTCCGGAATTTCCGGACGCGGACCGATCAGGCTCATTTCGCCTTTCAAAACGTTGATGAGTTGCGGCAATTCATCCATACTTGTGCGACGTAAAATGCTGCCCAACCGGGTAATTCGCGGATCGCTTTTTGCGGTTAATCCGGGACCGATTTTGTCCGCATTGTTCACCATTGTCCGGAATTTGATCATTTTGAACAAACGCCCATTCAGTCCGACACGCGTATGCGAAAAAAATGCGGCGCCCTCGCTTTCCAGCTTTACCGCGATAGCCAGCACCACAAAAAGCGGGGAAAGCAGCAGCAAAGCGACGCTGGCAATAATCCGGTCGATCACATTTTTTGCCAATGAATAGGGTGCATTCGCCTGCGCAACGGCGAAGTCTGTCATTTCCATCAATTTGCCTCCTCTGAGCAAATGAACGGCTTCCGAATGATTGGTTGATTGCGACACATTATCCTTTGTCAAGTATTAATGTTACTTACGATGACTCTCCGCAATTTGGCGAATGGTGTCAACGATATAAACTAACTGTTCATCGCTCATCCGCGGATAAAGGGGAATGGAAATAATTCGCTCATAAACATCCATTGATTTGGGGAAATCGTCCGGCTGATAACCGTATTTTTTGAAATAATACGGCTGCAAATGCAGCGGGATAAAATGCACGCTGGTGCCCACATTTTCCGCTTTCAGCAACTCGATAAATTCGTTGCGCCCGATGGTCAGTTGATCAGGATCGATCATCATCACAAACAAATGCCAGCAATTGTATTCGCCGGTACCGCGCAATTGATCAAAATATCGGGCATAATATTCCGGAAAACGAATGCCCGGCACATCTTTCAGCGCATTAAAATAACGTTCGGCAAGTGCTTCCCGACGTTCGTTGAATGCATCGAGCTGTTTGAGCTGCTGCAATCCCAGCGCAGCTTGCAGATCTGTAAAATTGTATTTGTACCCAAGTTCGTGAATTTCGTAAAACCACTGACCTTCGCTGCTATAGCGTTTCCACGCATCTTTCGAAATACCGTGCAAACTGAGCACCCGCAGCCGGTTGGCCAGCTCGTCGTCATCGGTGGTGATTGCGCCACCTTCGCCGGTAGTCATGTTTTTGGTGGGATAAAAACTGAATGCCGCAGCTCGCCCCATCCCGCCTATTTTTTTACCGCGATACATCGTTCCGATGGCGTGCGCTGCATCCTCGATAACATGCAATCCGTGCCGTTCGGCAATTTCGTAAATTGCATCCAGATTGCAGGGAATACCGCCATAATGAACCGGCATGATGGCTTTGGTTCTCGGCGTGATTGCCGCTTCAATTTTTAACGGATCGATGTTAAAATCATGGGGATCGATATCCACAAAAACGGGCTTAACCCCAAGATATTCACATACTTCTGCGGTTGCCACAAATGTCATCGGCGTGGTGATCACTTCATCACCGCATTCAATATTGTAAGCACGCAACAGCAGGTGAAGCGCCGCCGTGCAGGAACTTACGGCAATCGCATGTTTGCTGCCGACATATTCGGCAAGCTCATTTTCAAACCGGATGGTTTTTGGTCCTTTGGTCAACCAGTCCGATTTTAGTGTGTCTACAATTTCCGCAATTTCCGCATCGGAAATACTGTGCTGGCAGTACGGTATAAATTCGGTAGCTTTTTTCCGTTCAGTGTTTAGCATCGTCGCCATATTGTGTTGTTTTTCCTGACGTTATAACAAGTTGTTAATTGCCATTTGGCGTATATTTGTATCCGTAATAGCGATAATCATATTGATACGGCATCACATTTTGCATGTTGTTCATCACCAAACCGGTAACCTGCACGTTCACATCCGCAAACATATCGATCGCCCGCTTGACAATGCTGCGCGGCGTATGACCAGCTTTGAGCACCAATACGATGTGATCAACCAGCTTTGCCAAAATCAACGGATCGCTGACCGGAATTACCGGCGGCGAATCGATGATAATATTGTGGAAATATGTGCCCATCCCTTTGAGGAACACTTTGATTTTGTCCGATTTGAGCAGCTCGTTCGGGTCAACATCGGTTTTCCCGCTGGTGAGCAGCGCAAGATTTGGCACTGATGTTTGCTTCAGGCAGTTGCGGATTGTCAGATTGAGGTTGAGCACATCAACCAACCCTTTTTCCCGACGAACCTGAAAAATATTGTGCAACGTCGGGCGACGCACATCAAAATCGATCAGCAGTGTCGGCGTGTTCAATTTGTAAGCTGTTGAACGGGCGATCAACGCTGCAATGGTACTTTTGCCTTCGCCAGTCAGCGCGCTGGAAACGAGGGTAATGCGGGTGCGTTTGCCGTTGCTCAGCGAATCCAGTTTGGCAACCAGCCGTTCGATTTCTGCATTCCCCGGGGAATCCGAATATGAAAAATTTTTGAATGTATTATTGTTCATCGTTTTAATTCTCCCACCCGTTGACCGGATTCCGCAGCTTTTTTCCGGGCTTCCGTCAGGTTTATTTTTTGGTCAGTATTATTGCGATCTTTGATCTGGTCTTTTTCAAGATATGGCAGCACACACAACACCGGCAGATTGAAAAATTCTTCTGTTTCTTCCACAGTTTGCAGCGTGCCGTCAAAATATTCCCGCACATAAACCGCCACAAATCCCAATACCATGGAAACCACCATTGTGATCAGCGCCAACATATTTTTTCCGGAGCTATCCGGCTCCAGCGGTTTGGTCGGCGGTTCGATAATTGAAATGCGGCTGGCGGCATTGGCGCGTTGCATCGCTTCTTCAATTTGCGTGCCCTGCGCCTGTTGCAGCAGCAGATTGTAAATATCGCGGTTCAACCCGACTTCTTCTTCCAGTTTTTCCAATGCAGATTCCTGCGATTGATTGAGCGTCGTCTGCTGACGGGAAGAATTCAGCACATCATTAAGCGCGGTAATGCGTTTTTCGGAAATCTGTAAATCCAGTAATGCCAATGCTTTATTTGCCATTGACGAAAGAATTCCAGGATCTGCTGATGCATATTGACGAGTGTAATATTTTTCAAATTCCGAACGCAAGTTTTCCCGATCCATGTTGATAGAACGGCTAACCCGCATCAGTTCCGCACTTCCCGGCGCAAATCTTTTGAGCAACTGCGCTTCTTCATTAATTTTCTGGTTGATACCCACTATTTGTGTGTTTATCGAAAGGCTGACCGGAATGTTGTTGCCAAGGTTATAGCTCCGCAACAGATCGTTGAGGCGCATCAGATCGTCACGTTTTTCCCGCATCGTCAATTCGGATGTAACGATCGCATCGCGAATGCGCTGTGTGGATTCAGGTGTAAGTAATTCCTCCGAGGCCTGGTTTCCCAACACATTGCGGCGGTAGCTATTATAACGGCTTTCCGATTCTTTCAGTTTTTGCTGAAATTCTTCGATTTGCTCTACACTGAATTTGAGTGCACTCTGAATGTTGGATACTTCTTTTTCCAAAAAATCTTCGCGGAAATACTCGATCAGTGTTTTAACAATCAAATGCGCAACTTCCGAATTATTGGCTTGCGCACGAATTTCAACCATGTTTTCCTGATATTGTTTTACGCTGATTTTTTCGCGTAATTTCTTAATTAACAGGAAGTTAACAATTTCATCCAGCGTTTTGTCCGGCAAGTTTTCCTGCATTGCCAGCGCCTCGGAAATAACGGCTTCGTTTTTGTCCAGCCCCACCGTTTTGATGGTGTGGGTCAGGTAATCTGAACTGAGTATTTGCTTTTTCCAGTCACGATAGCCATCCACACCCAAAACACCGGGTAGCAGCTTGCTCAACTGAGAAGGCAAACGACTGGAGTGAATCTGAATAATCGAATAGGACTCGTAAGTGCCTTCCTTAAAAAGAATGGATGACACGCCCAGCGCCATAACCAGCAAAAACGGAACTAAAAAGAACCATTTCCGCCGGAAAAAGATTTTCAGATAATCACGCCATTCAAAATTATTTCGCGAATCAAAAATATTCATCTTGTCACCAAAATTGCTGTAGTTGCGATTGCGCCAGTTATAAGTGATGAAATAATGGCGGTTACCAATTGAGAGGGTCGATTCTCCGGGATGTAAAGCGTGCTGCCCTGCCGGAGCATCGGCACCGGCCGCGTGCCGGGATTGGTCAAATAATCTTTAAGATTCAATTTTACGATGCGGGTATTTCCGTTTTCGACAACAACATAAGTTGTTTTTTTCAAATTGGCATCTGCTGTTGGGCCGCCGGCTCTCCCGATAGCTTCCAACAAATTTAAGTTTTCTTCGAACCGTTGCGGACCGGGCGTTTGAACAGCCCCAACAATAAAAACTTCTGCCTTTTCTGTCAGCGGTGATGGCGTGTTTTCGCCGGTCGGTGTAAGTCCGTTTATATTGATGGTATCACGCGGGCGAATTTTCGGCAATTCCGCTAACTTGCCGTTTTGCAAGGCATACGCCAAATTCACCGTCAACACCTGACCGTTTCCATCGTTCCGGACAATTGAAATATTATCCAATGTTGCCGATTGGTTTGGTCCACCCGCTTCCAAAATGATATTCCACAGATTCGGAATTTCTTCAAATGAAAATTTGCCGGGCTGCAATACGTTTCCGGTTACGTAAACAACATTTTGTCCGTATTCCACCACCGCAATATTGAGCTGATTGACCAGTTTGTTATAAATCGCCATTTTCGAAACGATGGTGCTGCGTACTTCACTGATAATCAGACCGGCAACATTAATTCTGCCAATAATCGGCAATTCGATATCGCCATCGCGGCTGACCGTGCTGATCGTATTCATCTCCGGATATTCCCAAAATGAAATATTCAACCGGTCGCCTTTTTGCACCCGGTACGAAGCACTTTGCCCAAAAACAGCTATTGACAAAAGCATAACCAAAATCAGAACTCCGCTGACTTTGCCATTCCTTTGAAAAATTGTCGGATTAACCCAATTCATCTATCCCATCCCTGAGTTTTGTGATTTATGCATACCCATTTCATTAATTTCACTGTTCATTTATTTTTCGATTTACGTTTTAATATTTTTGTGTGTCGGTACGCTTTGATTTCAGTAACCATACCCATCAGAAAATCGATAAGCTGTTCTGTTAAACCAATAAATTGATGTCGCATACTATCTTGATATAGAAAGTAAAAGTTCGGATTGATAACCGAAGGCGAGTGAGGAAGTATGTTTGAAGCACTGTGTCTTATAGTTCCGGTATTGCCTTTCACAGTCTTAAGTCGTTGATAAATAATGTTTTCCATACACTTCATGCTACCTAATCCTTTAGGGTTTAATTGCAAAAACAAATATTCTGCGAAAAGATATCGCAAAAAATGCATCCACTTTTTAACGAATTGAATAATGACCGGGTGGTAAAATTGAGCAGAATTCAGCAACATTATCGACGAACAAATGCCCTGCACACCCAATCATTTAAAGCCCCCTTACGTCAAAAACCCACATCTTACCAGATGTAATTTCCCCTGTTTGACCGAAAGCAGAGCAGGCTTTATCGCTGAATATCCCCTAAAGGTAAGATCTAACTTAAACCTTATTTGATTAAAGAGATATAGTAGAAGCGACTTTTGTTTCGTAAAACTTTTACAACAACAGCCGAAACTATTCCTACTCACTTTGGATTTTCCTCTATAGTTACCATAAACAATTGATTAAATGAACTGCTATAAACACAGGTCAAGCTCATTTATTTATTACTGTCGATTCAACATCGGACTTATTGGACGCCTCTTTTCCCGATCTGAACAGCCGGATCAACGCGAGAATTTCTTTGGTTTCAGCGCTCACAGAATTGATCAGGCGCTCCAAAAGCAAACGCTGAGATAAATAGCGCTTTGCAAAAAACGGCTGCTGGAACCGCTTTGAAATCGTAAATATCATAACAGCAAACACAATTTGAACAGATAGCAACGGCAAAAACCACCAACGCAATAGCACATCGATTTTTAAACCAACCACCAAAAACAACAACGGAAAAAATGTTTGAACCAACCGGTTTACCAAAGATTCGGTTTGCCGCAAGTTGCCGCCGGAAATCTGGCGAGTTAATTGCCACGGAAAATTGCCCACTAATGCGATTGCTTTTGGCTTACTGAGCTGTCCAGCACCTTTGAAAGCATCCGTTAAAAAAGACCAAACCTGACTTGTTAACACCACTGCAACCAACATTCCCCATCCAACCAACTCCGTAAAATGGATTGTTAAATTTTGCAATAATGGAATTTGCACATTTTCCACACCCGAATAAGCCAATAAAAACGCAACAATGGCAATGCTCATTGCAACGCCGTTAAATTTTCGTGCGCGAGTGAGCATTCGCGTGATTGCGCGGGCATGCCCCACCGGCAATTCGCCCGGAGCGGGATCGCTTGAAACGATTGCGCCATTTTCCGATATTTCATTCCAAATTCCGTTGATTCCCAATCGAACACCGGATATGTTCCGGCTGCAAAGAGTAATTTCATCAATTTCAGCATCGCTGATTAAGGCATCACTAAAATCGGAATGATCCAGTTGGGTTTGCTGCAAATTAGCGAACCGCAAATCTGCTTTCAGGAATTTTACATGTTGAAAATTGGCACCGGCGCAATTGGCACGCTGCAAACACACATCACTAAAATTGGCTTTGGAAGCATTTATTTTGCTCAAATTTGCACCGCGAAAATTGGCACCATCAGCATTCGCTCGGGCGAGTGTTGCGCTGGATAAATCTGCGCCGGAAAACAACACAGCTTCCAGATTAGCAGAATGCAAATTTGCTTTCGATAAATTGGTGCGGCTAAAATCTGCACCAGTAAGTTTTGTATTCCTGAAATTGGTGTTGCGCAACACGCTCTCCCGAAAATCTACACCCGTAATATTTTCCGCCTGACTGAAATCCACTCCGCGCAAAAATGCGTTGCGAATTTCAGCTTGTGCCAAATTTGCGTATTGAATATCCGCGCCCAACCAAAACGTATGATTGAGCAATGCACCGCGCAAATCTGCTGAAACCAGGCTTGCTTTCCCCAATTCTGCTTTATTTAAATTTGCCTGTTCCAAATTTGCTTCATTCAGTATTGCTTCAGTTAAGTTGGCGCCAACACATGTTGCCTCGCGTAAATTCGCTCGCAAAAAATTTGCCCGCACCAAAAAAGCATCGCTGAAATCGGCTTTTTCGAGATTCGCTTTTCGGAAACTGGCGGATCGCAAAAACGCTTTTTGGAAATTGACATTTCGTAAATCATACCCGTCAAAATCTACTTCGCGCAAAAAGGATTTTGATAAATCGGCAAAATTCATTTGCGCGCAGCTAAAATTCGCCCCGGTTAAAAAAGCACCGGAGAACACGGCATATTGCAGATTCGCATTCGCCAGATTTGCATCACCCAAATTTGCCCCGTTTAATCTGGCATGCGCCAAATTCGCAAAGGACAGAGTGGCATAAG of Calditrichia bacterium contains these proteins:
- a CDS encoding DegT/DnrJ/EryC1/StrS family aminotransferase, producing MLNTERKKATEFIPYCQHSISDAEIAEIVDTLKSDWLTKGPKTIRFENELAEYVGSKHAIAVSSCTAALHLLLRAYNIECGDEVITTPMTFVATAEVCEYLGVKPVFVDIDPHDFNIDPLKIEAAITPRTKAIMPVHYGGIPCNLDAIYEIAERHGLHVIEDAAHAIGTMYRGKKIGGMGRAAAFSFYPTKNMTTGEGGAITTDDDELANRLRVLSLHGISKDAWKRYSSEGQWFYEIHELGYKYNFTDLQAALGLQQLKQLDAFNERREALAERYFNALKDVPGIRFPEYYARYFDQLRGTGEYNCWHLFVMMIDPDQLTIGRNEFIELLKAENVGTSVHFIPLHLQPYYFKKYGYQPDDFPKSMDVYERIISIPLYPRMSDEQLVYIVDTIRQIAESHRK
- a CDS encoding CpsD/CapB family tyrosine-protein kinase, producing MNNNTFKNFSYSDSPGNAEIERLVAKLDSLSNGKRTRITLVSSALTGEGKSTIAALIARSTAYKLNTPTLLIDFDVRRPTLHNIFQVRREKGLVDVLNLNLTIRNCLKQTSVPNLALLTSGKTDVDPNELLKSDKIKVFLKGMGTYFHNIIIDSPPVIPVSDPLILAKLVDHIVLVLKAGHTPRSIVKRAIDMFADVNVQVTGLVMNNMQNVMPYQYDYRYYGYKYTPNGN
- a CDS encoding polysaccharide biosynthesis/export family protein, with the protein product MLLSIAVFGQSASYRVQKGDRLNISFWEYPEMNTISTVSRDGDIELPIIGRINVAGLIISEVRSTIVSKMAIYNKLVNQLNIAVVEYGQNVVYVTGNVLQPGKFSFEEIPNLWNIILEAGGPNQSATLDNISIVRNDGNGQVLTVNLAYALQNGKLAELPKIRPRDTININGLTPTGENTPSPLTEKAEVFIVGAVQTPGPQRFEENLNLLEAIGRAGGPTADANLKKTTYVVVENGNTRIVKLNLKDYLTNPGTRPVPMLRQGSTLYIPENRPSQLVTAIISSLITGAIATTAILVTR
- a CDS encoding pentapeptide repeat-containing protein — protein: MANQAHILLLQNGSREWNHWRKQFPEISPDLRNADLSGYSLRGFDLHEINLRCANLAKTDLREANLRGADLHSADLQKANLDKANLTYATLSFANLAHARLNGANLGDANLANANLQYAVFSGAFLTGANFSCAQMNFADLSKSFLREVDFDGYDLRNVNFQKAFLRSASFRKANLEKADFSDAFLVRANFLRANLREATCVGANLTEAILNEANLEQANLNKAELGKASLVSADLRGALLNHTFWLGADIQYANLAQAEIRNAFLRGVDFSQAENITGVDFRESVLRNTNFRNTKLTGADFSRTNLSKANLHSANLEAVLFSGADLSSATLARANADGANFRGANLSKINASKANFSDVCLQRANCAGANFQHVKFLKADLRFANLQQTQLDHSDFSDALISDAEIDEITLCSRNISGVRLGINGIWNEISENGAIVSSDPAPGELPVGHARAITRMLTRARKFNGVAMSIAIVAFLLAYSGVENVQIPLLQNLTIHFTELVGWGMLVAVVLTSQVWSFLTDAFKGAGQLSKPKAIALVGNFPWQLTRQISGGNLRQTESLVNRLVQTFFPLLFLVVGLKIDVLLRWWFLPLLSVQIVFAVMIFTISKRFQQPFFAKRYLSQRLLLERLINSVSAETKEILALIRLFRSGKEASNKSDVESTVINK